GCAGACTTCCAGATGCTGCGCGGCTACGGCGGTGCACAGGTGCCGGGGCCATTGCTGGCAGCCGCCACGGCGCTTTGGGCAGACAACGGCCATGCCGACGAAAACCGCAGGCTTTACAACCGTCTGGTCGACATCGCGACAGAGGAACTGGGCAACCTGCCGGGCTTCTCACGACCGGAAGCTGCATTTTTCCTGTGGTATGATGTGGCCAAATGCGGCATGACAGGGGAAGAAGCGGCCAAACGCCTCTGGGCGGAACAAGGGGTCAAGGTCATGCCGGGGCGTTATATGTCGCGCGCGGACGAGACCGGCAAAACCCCGGGCGACGATTTCATTCGTATCGCCCTGGTCCATGATGAAGAAACAACGCGGGACCTCTGCGACCGCATCAGGCAAGTAGTAGCCGGGTAAAAGAAAGAATGGCACGGGCGAAGGGTAAACAGAAATCCACTTTTCTGCCGCAAGGCGTTGCGGATTCACTTAAAAAGAAGGCGCTTGAAGCGTTCGGCATCCTGTTGATCGCCGCAGCCTTGGGCTATGCCGTAATATTGCTGACCTATTCCGCGTCCGATCCGTCGCTGAACCGGGCGGCACCGGGGCCGGTATCCAACCTGCTCGGCGAACCGGGAGCAGTCCTCGCGGATCTGATGCTGCAATCGCTGGGGCTCAGCGCCGTCTTCTTTGTGCCGATCCTGGCCGCCTGGGGTTGGCGTTTCCTTGTTGAACGGCGGCTGAAGTCGCCCTGGCTGCGCCTGTCCCTGACGCCGATCGTGATCCTGCTGGCCGCCATCGGCCTGTCGGGTTTCGCCGCTTTCGAAAGCTGGCCGTTGAGCGCCGGTCTGGGCGGCTTCACCGGCGACCTGATCATCGCACAGCTTGGCGCCTGGCTTGCCGGGTTCGAAATGCTCCCGATTGCGCTTGGCCTGTTTGCCGCAAGCCTGCTCTGCCTGCTTTATATCCTCGGCATTTCCGCCCATGAGTGGTGGGCCGGTGCCAAGGGCCTGCTGGGCCTGGGCCGTCAGGCGGGCGAGGCGGTCCGCAAGGCCGGTTCGGTCAAGGCCGTCGTCAGCGACGCCGCACAGGCCGCTCAGGACACCATAGCCCGGGTGAAAGGGGAACGCGTCGAACCCACGCTGGCCCCCGCACCGGTCAAGCGGGAAAAGGTTCAGGACGCCCCCAAACCGCGTCCTGTCCGCGAAGACCGTGTTGCAACGCCCGAGAAAAAGGCAAAGCCCAGCAAACGCGCCGTGGCCGAACGCCAGATCACTCTGGATTTGCCCAACGACGGGCAATATCACCTGCCGCCGCTGGACCTGCTGGACGATCATGCCGACAAGGTGTCCGCGGTCCACGACAAGGACAGCCTGGAACAGAATGCGCGGATGCTGGAAGGCGTGCTGGAGGACTTCGGCGTCAAAGGCGAGATCGTCAAGGTCCGCCCCGGCCCCGTGGTCACCCTTTATGAGTTGGAACCGGCCCCCGGCACCAAGACAAGCCGCGTGATCGGTCTCGCGGATGATATCGCACGGTCCATGAGCGCAGTATCGGTGCGTATTGCGACCGTACCGGGGCGCAGCGTGATCGGCATCGAATTGCCGAATGCCTCCCGCGACATGGTCCACCTGCGCGAATTGCTGTCGTCCAGCGAATACGAAAAGGCCAAAAACAAGCTGCCCATGGTGCTGGGTAAGGATATCGGCGGCGCGCCGGAAATCGTCGACCTCGCCACCATGCCGCATCTGCTGATTGCGGGCACGACCGGTTCCGGTAAATCGGTGGGCCTGAACGCAATGATCCTGTCGCTGCTCTACAAGCTGCCGCCGGAACGCTGTAAATTCATCATGATCGACCCGAAGATGCTGGAACTGTCCGTCTATGACGACATCCCGCATCTGCTGGCGCCGGTGGTGACCGACCCGAAAAAGGCTGTCGTTGCCCTGAAATGGACCGTGCGCGAGATGGAAAACCGCTATCGCGCCATGTCCAAACTCTCGGTGCGTAACATCGAAGGCTATAACAAGCGCGTCAAGGAAGCCGCCGACAGGGGCGAGGAGATCATGCGCCGCGTCCAGACCGGCTTTGACCCGGAAACCGGCGAGGCGATCTTCGAGGAAGAACCGCAGGACCTGACGCCCTTCCCCTATATCGTCGTCGTGGTCGACGAGATGGCGGATTTGATGCTGGTCGCGGGCAAGGATATCGAGGCCTCGATCCAGCGTCTGGCACAGATGGCCCGTGCCGCAGGCATCCATATCATCATGGCGACCCAGCGTCCGTCGGTCGA
The Aestuariispira ectoiniformans genome window above contains:
- a CDS encoding DNA translocase FtsK produces the protein MARAKGKQKSTFLPQGVADSLKKKALEAFGILLIAAALGYAVILLTYSASDPSLNRAAPGPVSNLLGEPGAVLADLMLQSLGLSAVFFVPILAAWGWRFLVERRLKSPWLRLSLTPIVILLAAIGLSGFAAFESWPLSAGLGGFTGDLIIAQLGAWLAGFEMLPIALGLFAASLLCLLYILGISAHEWWAGAKGLLGLGRQAGEAVRKAGSVKAVVSDAAQAAQDTIARVKGERVEPTLAPAPVKREKVQDAPKPRPVREDRVATPEKKAKPSKRAVAERQITLDLPNDGQYHLPPLDLLDDHADKVSAVHDKDSLEQNARMLEGVLEDFGVKGEIVKVRPGPVVTLYELEPAPGTKTSRVIGLADDIARSMSAVSVRIATVPGRSVIGIELPNASRDMVHLRELLSSSEYEKAKNKLPMVLGKDIGGAPEIVDLATMPHLLIAGTTGSGKSVGLNAMILSLLYKLPPERCKFIMIDPKMLELSVYDDIPHLLAPVVTDPKKAVVALKWTVREMENRYRAMSKLSVRNIEGYNKRVKEAADRGEEIMRRVQTGFDPETGEAIFEEEPQDLTPFPYIVVVVDEMADLMLVAGKDIEASIQRLAQMARAAGIHIIMATQRPSVDVITGTIKANFPTRISFMVTSKIDSRTILGEQGAEQLLGRGDMLYMAGGGRITRIHGPFVDDTEVEAVCEFLKSQSEPQYVESVTDEDDTSGGFDTDVLGAAIGGGEGGGSGDELYDQAVALVAREKKASTSFIQRHLQIGYNRAARIIEKMEKEGVVSAANHVGKREVLVGDHSG